Part of the Desulfolutivibrio sulfoxidireducens genome is shown below.
GCAGGATGGACAGATAGCCGGTGCCGGCCAGCCGGCCCGTGCCGAAAAGGGCGGCCAGGCTTTTCAAAACCGGCACGCTACGGTCCGTGGGGGTGAAGACGCGGTCCACGAAGTCCGGGCCGGGCAGGTGCAGGGACTCCTTGGGAATGGTGCGGCAGACGTGCCCGAGCAGGGAATCGGCGTCGGGTCCGAGCAGTTTGACGATATCATCCAGCATGATGACCTCCGGATAACGATTTTTCATATCACAGCTGACCGTAAACAAGTCGGGTGCGCCGCGCAAGGGCCGCATCGGGGATTTCACGCAAACGTCGCGGGACGGCCGCGGCGCGCCCCGCATTGACGCGGCCCGGGCCGGGAGGTACCACCGCCCCCATGTTCGACGCCTTTTCCGAGTACCTGGGCTTTTTCGCCCAGACCGCCACGGCCATCTTCCTCGAGGCCGCGCCGTTTCTGCTTCTGGGGTCGTTTCTGGCCGCGCTCATCGAATGCTTCGTGCCGCCGGAGCGCATGCAACGCCTTTTCCCCAAGCGCGCCGTGCCCGGGGTCCTGGCCGGGCTTGTCGGCGGGCTGGTCCTGCCCGTGTGCGAATGCGGCATCGTGCCCATCGTCCGGCGCATGCTCAAAAAAGGCGTGCCCCCGGCCTCGGCCATGACCTACATGCTGGCCGCGCCCATCGTGAATCCCGTGGTCATGGCCTCCACATACACGGCCTTCCAGGGCGACTGGTTCATGGTCGCGGCGCGCACGGCCATGGGGGGCGTTGCCGCCCTGATCGTAGGGCTGATCTTTTCGCGCCGGCCCGTCGAGGACATCCTTCTTGGCGCGAACCTCCCAAACGGCATACACGGGCACGGCCCGGCCAGCGGGTGCGCCTGCGGGTGCGGCGGCGGCGAAACGGCCACGCCTGAGGGCCGGGTCACGGCGACCGGACGAATCAGGGCGGTCATGGCCCACACCCTCGCGGAGTTTTTGGACATGGGGGCCATCCTGATCCTGGGCAGCCTCTTTGCCGCGAGCTTCAAGACCCTGGTTCCCTCCGGGGTCATGACCCTGTTCGAGACCGATCCGGTGCTGGCCATCTCGGCCATGATGCTCCTGGCCATCCTGCTTTCCCTGTGCTCCGAGGCCGACGCCTTCGTGGCCGCCTCCTTCACCGGCTTTCCGGCCAGCGCCAAGCTGGCCTTTCTGGCCCTGGGCCCCATGCTGGACGTGAAACTGGCGGTCATGTTCCAGGCCGTGTTCACCCGCCGCGCCGCCGCCATCCTGATGGTGGCCACGCCGGTCATGGTCTTTGCCATGTCCCTGGCCCTGTCCCTGCTCGAACCGTGAACAACAACAACCACCAACCATGAACAACAAGCGAAGCGCGCTCCTGGGCCGTTGCGACGGCCTGCTGCTCCTGGGACTGGCCCTGTTCATGGCCTGGCTCGTGTCCGGCGACGCCTACTGGAACTACCTCCACCCCCGGTTCATGCCCCTGACCACCGCCGCCGCCGCGATCCTGGCCGGGCTTGGACTGTTCGCCCTGTGGCGGCCTCCCCGGCCGTCGCTTTCCCGCACCCTGGCCTTCGCGGTCATGCTCGGCCTGGCCCTTTTCAGCCTGCCCCCCGCCGACCCCTTCGGGTCCGCCACGGACCGGGCCGCGGCCGAGGAAGAGGCCGTGCCCGAGGACGAGAAGGGATACGTGCGCATCAATACCGGGGAGCTCTACGACGTGGCCGAAAACGGCGAGATGGGGAATTTTCCCGGACCGGGCTTCGCCGTGCGCGGCTTCGTGCGCCGCGATCCGGCCCTGGAGCGGCTGGGATGTTTCGGGCTGTACCGGGTGGCCCTGTACTGCTGTTTCGCCGACGCCACGGCCGTGGGCTTCGCGGTCCGGCCCGCGGACGGGGTCATGCCCGAAGACGGGACCTGGGTGCGCGTCCTGGGGAAGCTCGAACCCGCGCCCGGCGGCGCGGCCCTGCCCCAGCCCGAGGTCCCGGGCATCTTCTACGCCTCGACCCTATCCGGATACGTTTTTCACGCCGACCGGGTCGTGCCCGTGCCCGCCCCGCGCGAGGCGTTCATGTTCGAATGGCGCCAGGCCGAGCCCTACGCCTATTGACGCCTTCCGGCCTTCCCCGCCGTCCCGGCCATCCGTTCTTGACGGCGGCGCGCGGCCGGGAATATCCATGGCACAAGGATCGACCCCCTTGCCCCGCGAAAAAAGGAGCCCGACCATGGACGCCTCCGTCTCCCGCCTGGAAGGCCTGGTGACCCTGCTTCGGGGCAGGGGCCGCCGGATCACGCCCCAGCGCCTGGCCATCCTGCGCGTCCTGGCCCGCGACAGCGGCCATCCCTCGGCCGAACAGGTGCACGCCCGGCTGGTGAGGCACTTTCCCACCATGAGCCTGGCCACGGTGTACAAGACCATCGTCCTGCTCAAGCAGGCCGGGGAGATCCTCGAACTGCAGTTCAGCGAGCTGGGCAACCGCTACGACGGACGCCGGCCCTATCCCCACCCCCACGTCATCTGCACCGGCTGCGGGGCCATCGTGGACGCCGACGACCCCCTTCTTTGCGACGCGGCCGAGCGGGTGGCCCGGGAAACCGGCTACGACATTTTGACCCACCGCCTGGATTTTTTCGGCCTGTGCCCGGCCTGCCGGGAAAAAAGGGACACGGCCGGCCCTACAAAAGGGGCGTGACGCTCCAAATGTCCCGGGCGTATTCCGTGACCATGCGGTCGCTGGAAAAAGCGCCCATTCCCGCCGTGTTCAGGATGGACCGCCGGGTAAAGCCGTCCTGGTCCAGATAGGCTTCGGCGGCCAGTTCCTGCTGGCGGACGTAGGACTCGTAGTCGGCCACGACCATGAACCAGTCGCCGCCGTCCAGGATGGCGTCCACGATGGGCCGGAAGAAGTCGGGCTGGCCGGGCGAGAAAAAGCCGCCGGCGACCATGTCCAGGGCCCTTTTGAGCTCCACGTTGAACTCGGAAATCAGGCGCGGGTTGAAGCCGCTGGCCCGGGCCTGGGCCACCTCGGGCGCGGTCAGCCCGAAGGTGAAGAAGTTCTCCGGGCCGACATGCTGACGTATCTCGATGTTCGCCCCGTCCAGGGTGCCGATGGTCACGGCCCCGTTTAAGGCGAACTTCATGTTGCCCGTGCCCGAGGCCTCCATGCCGGCGGTGGAGATCTGTTCCGAGAGGTCCGTGGCCCGGATCAGGCGTTCGCTGGTGGACACGCTGAAGTTGGGCAAAAAAACGACCTTCAGGCTGTCCGCAACCTCGGGGTCGGTGTTGACGGTTTTGGCCACGGCCCCGATCAGGGCGATGATGCGCTTGGCCATGGCATAGCCCGGGGCGGCCTTGCCGCCGAAGAGCGCCACCCGGGGGACGGCCGGATATTCGTGGATGGTCTTGATGCGGTTATAGAGGGTGACGACGTGCAGGACGTTTAAGACCTGGCGTTTGTATTCGTGGAAGCGCTTGACCTGGGCGTCGAAAAGGGCCTCGGGCGAAATCTCCACACCCACGGCGTTTTTGACGTAGCCGCACAGGGCGGCCTTGTTTTGCAGGCGAATCCCGCGCCACTGTTCGCAAAACGCGGCGTCGCCGGCCAGGGGGACCAGGTCGCCAAGCCGGGTCAGGTCTTTTTGCCAGGCCGGCCCGATGGCCTCGGTGATCAGCCCGGCCAGTCCGGGGTTGGCCTGGGCCAGAAAGCGGCGGGGCGAGATGCCGTTGGTGATGTTGACGAACCGCTCCGGATACATCCGGTACAGATCGGCGAAGACATGTTCCTTGAGAATCTCGGTATGCAGCATGGCCACGCCGTTGACCTTGTGGCTGGCGACCACGGCCAGATGGGCCATGCGCACATGTTTGACCGGCCCCTCCCCGATGATCGAAAGGCGCTCGAGCCGGCCCAGGTCCCCGGGGTATTTCGCGGCCACCTCGTCAAGAAAGCGGCGGTTGATCTCGTAGATGATCTCCATGTGCCGGGGCAGGACGTGGGCCACCAGGTCCACGGGCCAGCACTCCAGGGCCTCGGGCAGGACGGTGTGGTTGGTGTAGGTGAAGACCCCTTTGCAGATGGCCCAGGCCGCGTCCCAGTCCACAAGCTCCTCGTCCACCAGGATGCGCATCAGCTCGGCCACGGCGATGGCCGGATGGGTCTCGTTGAGGTGGATGGCCACCTCGCTTGGCAGGTTCTCCAGGCTGCCGCCGTCTTTCCCGTGGCGGCGCATGATGTCCTGAAGCGTGGCCGAGACCAGGAAATACTGCTGCCGGAAGCGCAATTCCTTGCCCTGCACGGTGTCGTCCTCGGGGTACAGGACCATGGATATGTCCTCGCTTTGGATTTTTTCCCGAAGCGCTCCGACGTAATCGCCGCTGTTGAAAAAGCACAGATTGAAGCCCGCGGTGGCCTTGGCCGCCCACAGACGCATGTTCGAGGTGAAGGCGTTGCCCTGGCCGGGAATCAGGATGTCGCAGGCCATGGCCCGAACCTTGGCCGTATCCGTCCACCTGCGCCGCGCCTGGCCCTGGTTGTCCAGGTAGCATTCCACCCGGCCGTAAAACCGGACCAGATAGAAGAAATGGGGGCGGTCGAACTGCCAGATGGACCCGAAGCGCAGCCAGTTGTCGGCCCGCTCCACCTGGCAGCCGTTCTCGATGAGCTGTTCGAAGAGCCCGTAGTCGTAGCGGATGCCGTAGCCATGGCCGGGGATGCGCAGGGCGGCCATGGAATCCAGGCAGCACGAGGCCAGGCGTCCCAGGCCGCCGTTGCCCAGTCCCGGTTCGGCCTCGCGCTCCTCGAGTTCCTCTAGGGTCATGCCCCATTGGGCCAGGACCGCCTCGACCTCGGGCAACAGCTTAAGGCGCATGATGTTTTGCCGCAAAAAACGCCCCGGCAGAAACTCCAGGGACAGATAGTACACCCGCTTGGCCTTTTCCGCGTAGTATTCGCGCCGGGTATGCACCCAGTTCACGGCCATCCTGTCCCGGATGACGTGGGAAAGGGCCTTGAACACCCGGTTCCGGGTGATGCGCTGGTCGTCGGATCCCAGGGTGGTGACGATGTGACGCAGGATCTCGTTCGTGATGTCGGCGCGAACGGCCGAACGGTCGATGCCGGCGGAGCTTTCGGGGGTTTCCATGGGGCGCCTCGGAATGTGATACGTTGCCGGAATGGGGATATGGCCGTGTGGCCTCGCGTTTTTGTCGCCGGCCGGTCCACGGGGCGCGCCGGATCCCGCGCCCGGTCACGGACCGAGACCGGACGGCGCATCCCTTTGCGACGACTTTAGACCCGTGAATGTGAGGGGTTTGTTTCTCTTGGGTGTTCTTTTGTCGTCTTCCCGGGATGTGGGCGGGGAAGCCATGGGGATGTCACGGCCGGGTCGCCGGACCGGCAAAAAAGGCGTGTAGGAAGCGGCCGTCGGCCTGCCGGAGGGAAGATGGTCCACCCCGGCGCGCCGACGGCAAACTTCGGGAGTCGTGGGTATGAATGACGCACCGTCCCCGTTTTACGCCAGACCCGCGTCGGAGGTCCTGACTGAGCTTGCGACCTCGCCGGCCGGGCTTTCGGCCCGGGAGGCCGCCGCGAGGCTGGCGGCGCTTGGCCCCAACACCCTCGGCGGCAAGGGCGGCCGAAGCGATTTCAGGCTGCTTCTTTCCCAGTTCAAAAGCCCCATCATCCTGATCCTGATCTTCGCCGCCATCCTGTCCTTTTTCCTGGACGACCAGACCGACGCGATCATCATTCTGGTCATCGTCTGCGTCAGCGGCCTTCTGGGCTTCTGGCAGGAGCGCGGCGCGGCCCATGCCGTGGAAAAGCTCCTGGAGATGGTGGAGACCAGGGGCACGGCCCTGCGCGACGGCCTGCCCGCGCGCATCCCCTTCGACGAGTTCGTACCCGGGGACGTGGTCAGCCTGACCGCCGGGTGCGGCATCCCGGGCGACTGCCTGATCCTGGAATCCAGGGATCTGTTCGCCAACGAGGCCTCGCTCACCGGCGAGACCTTCCCCGTGGAGAAAGGCGCCGCCCCCGTGCGTCCGGACGCCTCCCTGGCCGAGCGCGCCAACGTCCTTTTCATGGGCACCCACGTGGTCAGCGGCACGGCCACGGCCGTGGTGGCCAAAACGGCCCGGGAGACCGAGTTCGGCAAGGTCTCGGCCAGGCTTCGGGCCGCGCCGAGGGAGACGGATTTCGAGCGCGGCATCCGGCGCTTCGGTTTTCTGCTCATGGAAATCACCATGATCATGATGACCGGCATCTTCGCCCTAAACGTGCTCCTCGAAAAGCCCGTGGCCGATTCCTTCCTGTTCTCCCTGGCCCTGGCCGTGGGCCTGACCCCGCAGCTTTTGCCGGCCATAATAAGCGTCAACCTGGCCGCCGGGGCCAAGCGGCTGGCCGCCTCCAAGGTCATCGTGCGCCGGCTGGCGGCCATCGAGAACTTCGGGGCCATGACCATCCTGTGCTCGGACAAGACCGGGACCCTGACCGACGGCACCGTGCGCATCCAGGGGACCTACGACGCCACGGGCGCGCCCAGCGACCACGCCTTTACGCTGGCCTACCTCAACGGCTTTTTCCAAAGCGGCTTCGCCAACCCCATCGATGCGGCCATCGCCGCCAAGGGCGGGGTGGACGTCTCCGGCTACGCCAAGCTCGACGAGATTCCCTATGACTTCGTGCGCAAACGTCTGGGCATCCTGGTCCATAAGGACGGCCAGAATCTGCTGGTGGTCAAGGGCGCCCTGCGGGCGGTCCTGGCCGCCTGCTCCCGGGCGCGGCTGCCGGACGGCGGACTGGCGCCCCTGGCCGACGTGCGCCCGGACATCGAAAAACGCTTCGAGGAATACGGCCGCCAGGGCTACCGCTGCCTGGGCCTGGCCGGCAAGGACATGGGGGAGGCCGGACAGGCCGGCAAGGCCGACGAGACGGACATGGTCTTCGAGGGCTTTTTGACCCTGTGGGATCCGCCCAAACCCGGCATCGCCCAGACCGTGGCCAATCTGGCCCAAAAGGGCGTGCGGCTGACGGTCATCACCGGCGACAACCGCTATGTGGCCGAGAGCATCGGCCGCCAGATGGGCATCGCCGAGCCGGCCATCCTGACCGGGCCGGACCTGCGCACCCTGTCGCCCGACGCGTTGGTGGCCCGGGCGGCCAGGACCGACATCTTCGCCGAGGTCGAGCCCAACCAGAAGGAGGACATCGTGCGGGCCTTGCAGAAGGCCGGGTTCGTGGTCGGGTTCATGGGCGACGGCATCAACGACGCCTCGGCCATCAAGGCCGCCGACGTGGGGCTGTCCGTGGACGGGGCCGTGGACGTGGCCAAGGAGGCGGCGGACATCGTGCTTCTGGACCCGGACCTGGGGGTTTTGGAAAACGGGGTGCTGCTCGGCAGAAAGACCTTCGCCAACACCTTGAAATATATCTTCATGGCCACCAGCGCCAATTTCGGCAACATGTTCTCCATGGCCGGGGCCTCGTTGTTTTTGCCGTTTCTGCCCCTGCTTCCCACCCAGGTCCTTTTGACCAACCTGCTCACGGACCTGCCCGAGATGACCATCGCCTCGGACTCGGTGGACCCGGACATGGTCGAGCGCCCCAGGAAGTGGGACATCAAGTTCATCCGTAACTTCATGCTGGTCTTCGGGCCGCTGAGCTCCATTTTCGACTGCCTGACCTTCGTGGTCCTGCTGCACTTCTTGAACGCCTCGGAGGCCCTGTTCCAGACCGGCTGGTTCGTGGAGTCGGTGGTCTCGGCGGCGCTGATCGTCTTGGTGGTGCGCACCAAACGAACCATCCTGACCAGCCGCCCCAGCCGGCTGCTTCTGTGGGCCACTTTGGCCATGGTGGGGCTGACCTTGTGGCTGCCCTTCGGGCCGTTGGCCGAGCCCTTCGACTTCGTGCCCCTGCCATGGTCGTTTCTGCCGGCCCTGGCCGGGATCGTGGGGCTGTACGTCGTAAGCGCCGAGCTGGCCAAGAAGTGGTTCTACCGCCGGTTCGGGTGAGGCGGAGCGGCAGGTGACGGGCCTGGGGATTCGCCCGGGGAGGTCTCGCCTTCCCGGGCTTTTTTTCGCCGAGGATTGACTGACATAGCATGGATGCTATATTTTGTGCCGAGCAGGCCGGCACGGAGGAAACATGCCCAGGAATTCAGGCTCGGGGAATTCTCACCTGGCCGAGCCACGATGGAGCGTCGAATTCCTGGACGACAGGGTGGAAGCGGAATTCGATGCCTTCCCGGCGGAACTCCAGGCCGATTTCGTGCATATCGCCGAGATGATCCAGGAGGTCGGCCTGCACGCCATCGGTTACCCCCACGTCAGACATGTCCGGGAAAAACTCTGGGAGATGCGGACGCGGGGCAAGGACGGCATCGGGCGCGAGTTGTATTGCACGGCAAAGGGCCGACGCGTGATCATTCTCCGGTGCTTCACGAAAAAGGCGAACAAAACGCCGCAAAAGGAAATCGAAATCGCCGCGGAGAGAATGAAGCAGCTTACGTAACAAGATTTAAAACATATGATAGTACACCATGCTCATAAATATTAACGGGATAGTTGGCATGAACAGAAAAACCATGGACCAGAAAAAGGCCGAACTCCTGCAAGACCCCGCCTTCAGGCAGGCCTATGAAGAGCGGGAGGCGGCGTACGCCGTGGCGCTCGCGGCCATCACGGCCCGCAAGAACGCCGGCCTGACCCAGGCGGAGGTCGCCGACCGGATGCACACCACCCAGTCCGCCGTGGCCCGTCTCGAATCGGGCAAATCGGTCCCAACCCTGCCGACGCTTGAAAAATTTGCCAGGGCCACCGGCGCCCGGCTGCGTGTCAGCTTTGAACCGACCTGCTGATAAAGCGGATAAACCGCCGTGAAAAGGCCCCGGCGCTTCGCCGGGGCCTTTTTTACGACCGAAGGTCGAAGGCCACCTTCATGCTTTGGTGGCCGCGCTTGTCGAAGGCGGCGGTAAACGCCCGGGCGTAGTCCGCCAGACGGAAGGTGTGGGTCAGAAGACCGGCCGTGGGGTAGGTCCCGCGGGAGAGAAGCTCCAGGGCCACGTCGTAGGTGCGGACCCGCTTGCCCGTGCGCGGGTCCGTGGCGTGGCCGTAGCTGGCCGAGCCCACCACGCGCAGTTGCCGGAACCACAGGCTGGACACGTCGGCCCCGGAAAGCCGGGCTGTGGTCCCGACCATGACGTAGGTCCCGCCGGCCCGAAGGGCCAAAAGACCCTCCTCGAAGGCCCGGGAGCCCCCGGCGCAGTCCAGAAACAGGTCCGCCCCGCCCTCCAGGTTGCCGCCGCCAAGGGTCGTGGGCACGAACGTGGCGCCCACGGCCTCCCCCAGTTCCTTGCGCCCGGGAGAGCGCAAGACCACGTCGGCCCCGCCGTTTTTAGCCGCCTCGGCCTGGAACCCATGCCGGGCCACGGCCACGATGCGGGCCTTGGAGCCAAGGGCGCGCAGGGAGCGCACGGCGTGCTGCCCGAGAATGCCCATGCCGTTTATGACCACCGTGTCCGTGTCCATGGGGAAATGCACCAGGACCGGATGCAGCACCGAGGCCAGAGAATCGAGCAAAATCGCGGTCTCGTCCGGGACGTGATCCGGAATCGGGAATATCCGCGAGGGATGGGCCGCGGTGCGCTCGGCCATGCCCCCCGGGGCCTTGGCGTTAAATCCCAGAAAAGCGCCGGGCGGCAACCCGCCGCGCAAAAAGTTCTCACACAGGTTGTAGTCCCCGGCGGCGCAGAACCGGCAGGGGGAAAGCCCCCGGGTCTCGCAGGGCAGAATCGGCTCCACAGCCACCCGCTGGCCCGCCGAAAAACCCGAACCGGCCGGGGCGTCCTCGACCACGGCCAAAATCTCGTGCCCGAGGACCGAGGGCATGGAGGCGTAGGGTTCGAGCAGGACGGATTCGTGGCCCTTTAAAAGGCCCATGTCCGAACCGCAGATGCCGCACATCAGGGTTTTGAGCCGGACCCAGCCCGGAGGCGGGTCAAAGGGGACGTCGGCCAGACGCAGGGGCGAGACGCGGGGAAAGAACTTGCGGCGATCCAGCCGTGCGGCCAAGGCGCTGGCCAGGTAGCGGGGGATGCTTTTTTCGTAGACCAGGGCGTTCATGCCGTTTCCTTGGGCCGGGAGGCCTCGACCCGCGTCCGAAGTCCTTGAAGGGAGTCCGGGGGTGGTGTAGAGAATCGTTTACGGCGACAAGCGGCCGTAAAGACGGCCCTGTCTTTCCTTGCGGCCGGTATACGGAAAGTTGGCCTGGCCAACAAGCGCCCGAGTTCGGCATATTTCCCAAGGAGACCCCCCATGCTGATCAAGGACTGGATGACCAAGGACCCGGTCGTGGCCAAGACCGGCACGTCCATCATGAAGGCCGCCAAGCTCATGAAGGAGAACAAGATCCGTCGCCTGCCCGTGGTGGACGACGACGGCCGGCTGGTGGGCATGATCTCCGACCGGGACATCAAGGAGGCCTCGCCGTCCAAGGCCACCAC
Proteins encoded:
- a CDS encoding permease, which codes for MFDAFSEYLGFFAQTATAIFLEAAPFLLLGSFLAALIECFVPPERMQRLFPKRAVPGVLAGLVGGLVLPVCECGIVPIVRRMLKKGVPPASAMTYMLAAPIVNPVVMASTYTAFQGDWFMVAARTAMGGVAALIVGLIFSRRPVEDILLGANLPNGIHGHGPASGCACGCGGGETATPEGRVTATGRIRAVMAHTLAEFLDMGAILILGSLFAASFKTLVPSGVMTLFETDPVLAISAMMLLAILLSLCSEADAFVAASFTGFPASAKLAFLALGPMLDVKLAVMFQAVFTRRAAAILMVATPVMVFAMSLALSLLEP
- a CDS encoding DUF1980 domain-containing protein; the protein is MNNKRSALLGRCDGLLLLGLALFMAWLVSGDAYWNYLHPRFMPLTTAAAAILAGLGLFALWRPPRPSLSRTLAFAVMLGLALFSLPPADPFGSATDRAAAEEEAVPEDEKGYVRINTGELYDVAENGEMGNFPGPGFAVRGFVRRDPALERLGCFGLYRVALYCCFADATAVGFAVRPADGVMPEDGTWVRVLGKLEPAPGGAALPQPEVPGIFYASTLSGYVFHADRVVPVPAPREAFMFEWRQAEPYAY
- a CDS encoding Fur family transcriptional regulator yields the protein MDASVSRLEGLVTLLRGRGRRITPQRLAILRVLARDSGHPSAEQVHARLVRHFPTMSLATVYKTIVLLKQAGEILELQFSELGNRYDGRRPYPHPHVICTGCGAIVDADDPLLCDAAERVARETGYDILTHRLDFFGLCPACREKRDTAGPTKGA
- a CDS encoding glycogen/starch/alpha-glucan phosphorylase, translated to METPESSAGIDRSAVRADITNEILRHIVTTLGSDDQRITRNRVFKALSHVIRDRMAVNWVHTRREYYAEKAKRVYYLSLEFLPGRFLRQNIMRLKLLPEVEAVLAQWGMTLEELEEREAEPGLGNGGLGRLASCCLDSMAALRIPGHGYGIRYDYGLFEQLIENGCQVERADNWLRFGSIWQFDRPHFFYLVRFYGRVECYLDNQGQARRRWTDTAKVRAMACDILIPGQGNAFTSNMRLWAAKATAGFNLCFFNSGDYVGALREKIQSEDISMVLYPEDDTVQGKELRFRQQYFLVSATLQDIMRRHGKDGGSLENLPSEVAIHLNETHPAIAVAELMRILVDEELVDWDAAWAICKGVFTYTNHTVLPEALECWPVDLVAHVLPRHMEIIYEINRRFLDEVAAKYPGDLGRLERLSIIGEGPVKHVRMAHLAVVASHKVNGVAMLHTEILKEHVFADLYRMYPERFVNITNGISPRRFLAQANPGLAGLITEAIGPAWQKDLTRLGDLVPLAGDAAFCEQWRGIRLQNKAALCGYVKNAVGVEISPEALFDAQVKRFHEYKRQVLNVLHVVTLYNRIKTIHEYPAVPRVALFGGKAAPGYAMAKRIIALIGAVAKTVNTDPEVADSLKVVFLPNFSVSTSERLIRATDLSEQISTAGMEASGTGNMKFALNGAVTIGTLDGANIEIRQHVGPENFFTFGLTAPEVAQARASGFNPRLISEFNVELKRALDMVAGGFFSPGQPDFFRPIVDAILDGGDWFMVVADYESYVRQQELAAEAYLDQDGFTRRSILNTAGMGAFSSDRMVTEYARDIWSVTPLL
- the mgtA gene encoding magnesium-translocating P-type ATPase; amino-acid sequence: MNDAPSPFYARPASEVLTELATSPAGLSAREAAARLAALGPNTLGGKGGRSDFRLLLSQFKSPIILILIFAAILSFFLDDQTDAIIILVIVCVSGLLGFWQERGAAHAVEKLLEMVETRGTALRDGLPARIPFDEFVPGDVVSLTAGCGIPGDCLILESRDLFANEASLTGETFPVEKGAAPVRPDASLAERANVLFMGTHVVSGTATAVVAKTARETEFGKVSARLRAAPRETDFERGIRRFGFLLMEITMIMMTGIFALNVLLEKPVADSFLFSLALAVGLTPQLLPAIISVNLAAGAKRLAASKVIVRRLAAIENFGAMTILCSDKTGTLTDGTVRIQGTYDATGAPSDHAFTLAYLNGFFQSGFANPIDAAIAAKGGVDVSGYAKLDEIPYDFVRKRLGILVHKDGQNLLVVKGALRAVLAACSRARLPDGGLAPLADVRPDIEKRFEEYGRQGYRCLGLAGKDMGEAGQAGKADETDMVFEGFLTLWDPPKPGIAQTVANLAQKGVRLTVITGDNRYVAESIGRQMGIAEPAILTGPDLRTLSPDALVARAARTDIFAEVEPNQKEDIVRALQKAGFVVGFMGDGINDASAIKAADVGLSVDGAVDVAKEAADIVLLDPDLGVLENGVLLGRKTFANTLKYIFMATSANFGNMFSMAGASLFLPFLPLLPTQVLLTNLLTDLPEMTIASDSVDPDMVERPRKWDIKFIRNFMLVFGPLSSIFDCLTFVVLLHFLNASEALFQTGWFVESVVSAALIVLVVRTKRTILTSRPSRLLLWATLAMVGLTLWLPFGPLAEPFDFVPLPWSFLPALAGIVGLYVVSAELAKKWFYRRFG
- a CDS encoding type II toxin-antitoxin system RelE/ParE family toxin; the protein is MPRNSGSGNSHLAEPRWSVEFLDDRVEAEFDAFPAELQADFVHIAEMIQEVGLHAIGYPHVRHVREKLWEMRTRGKDGIGRELYCTAKGRRVIILRCFTKKANKTPQKEIEIAAERMKQLT
- a CDS encoding helix-turn-helix domain-containing protein — protein: MNRKTMDQKKAELLQDPAFRQAYEEREAAYAVALAAITARKNAGLTQAEVADRMHTTQSAVARLESGKSVPTLPTLEKFARATGARLRVSFEPTC
- a CDS encoding zinc-dependent alcohol dehydrogenase, encoding MNALVYEKSIPRYLASALAARLDRRKFFPRVSPLRLADVPFDPPPGWVRLKTLMCGICGSDMGLLKGHESVLLEPYASMPSVLGHEILAVVEDAPAGSGFSAGQRVAVEPILPCETRGLSPCRFCAAGDYNLCENFLRGGLPPGAFLGFNAKAPGGMAERTAAHPSRIFPIPDHVPDETAILLDSLASVLHPVLVHFPMDTDTVVINGMGILGQHAVRSLRALGSKARIVAVARHGFQAEAAKNGGADVVLRSPGRKELGEAVGATFVPTTLGGGNLEGGADLFLDCAGGSRAFEEGLLALRAGGTYVMVGTTARLSGADVSSLWFRQLRVVGSASYGHATDPRTGKRVRTYDVALELLSRGTYPTAGLLTHTFRLADYARAFTAAFDKRGHQSMKVAFDLRS